From Ptychodera flava strain L36383 chromosome 2, AS_Pfla_20210202, whole genome shotgun sequence, the proteins below share one genomic window:
- the LOC139123714 gene encoding integrase/recombinase xerD homolog, whose amino-acid sequence MSIPLATQQLTELATAYIHNSVAGNTRRTYQVGQKCYLDFCSSHGLATLPVTIRTAILFVTNLANRGLAYRTIKVYLAGVMHHHVERGYADDVTTHALLQRTLQGIRRSIGEVRRPRLPITIDLLRRLKECLRQRADMCSNDKLMVWASFTLAFYGFLRVSEFTARSPTEFDVNATLLARDIVLTDVIEIRIKSSKTDPYARGHTIRIAPTGTSVCAVRSYWKYTGNRGYMCPEEPAFQFADGTWLTRQRLNLCLRELLTQAGISDAKMYATHSFRSGAATTAAEAGLPDWLIKTLGRWRSDAYQIYIKTPRETLDVVPKALATRQQFDIGLGSRWTMPTL is encoded by the coding sequence ATGTCCATCCCGCTTGCTACACAACAACTGACGGAACTAGCAACTGCCTACATCCATAACAGTGTGGCCGGGAACACGCGACGCACATACCAGGTAGGACAAAAGTGTTACTTGGATTTCTGCTCGTCACACGGACTAGCAACCTTACCTGTCACGATCAGGACAGCCATACTCTTCGTTACGAACCTGGCAAATCGAGGACTAGCATATCGAACCATTAAGGTGTACCTAGCCGGGGTGATGCATCACCACGTTGAGCGCGGGTATGCCGACGACGTAACAACGCACGCTCTCCTGCAACGAACACTGCAAGGGATCAGGAGAAGCATTGGAGAAGTGCGCCGGCCACGACTACCAATCACCATTGACCTGCTCCGTCGCCTCAAGGAATGCCTGCGTCAGCGTGCCGACATGTGCAGCAACGACAAGCTCATGGTATGGGCAAGCTTCACGCTGGCATTCTACGGCTTTCTGAGGGTAAGCGAGTTCACCGCTCGATCACCTACGGAATTCGACGTAAACGCCACACTACTCGCCCGGGACATTGTGTTAACGGACgtgatcgaaatcaggataaagTCATCGAAGACCGACCCGTACGCGCGTGGGCACACCATCCGTATTGCTCCGACCGGGACCTCTGTGTGTGCGGTCCGCTCCTATTGGAAATATACCGGGAACCGCGGATACATGTGCCCTGAAGAACCGGCGTTCCAATTCGCGGACGGCACATGGCTTACGCGACAAAGACTGAACCTATGCCTGCGGGAACTGCTTACCCAGGCAGGGATTTCCGATGCTAAAATGTACGCGACACATAGTTTCCGCAGTGGTGCAGCCACAACTGCTGCCGAAGCCGGCTTGCCTGACTGGCTCATAAAGACACTTGGCAGATGGCGGAGTGACGCGTACCAGATCTACATCAAGACGCCGCGGGAGACCCTTGACGTAGTGCCGAAGGCACTCGCGACACGCCAGCAATTCGATATAGGACTCGGTTCGCGGTGGACAATGCCAACGTTGTAA